The Alosa sapidissima isolate fAloSap1 chromosome 6, fAloSap1.pri, whole genome shotgun sequence genome window below encodes:
- the LOC121711395 gene encoding cathepsin B-like: protein MASVTLLCLLSLLSITWARPRLSSPAEDMARLINKSNTTWRADSSFQGSDSSYVKSLCGTILNGPKLPYIELPVEHVSLPDTFDAREQWPNCPTIQQIRDQGNCGSCWAFGAVEAISDRICIHSDGKISVEISAEDLLTCCDACGMGCFGGFPSSAWQFWTTKGLVTGGLYSSKDGCRPYTIAPCEHHVNGTRPPCSGEQDTPKCTSQCIPEYSLSYPKDKHYGKDSYSVPSDQSQIMMEIYKNGPVEAAFSVYEDFLLYKTGVYQHVTGSMLGGHAIKILGWGQENSTPYWLAANSWNSDWGDKGYFRILRGKDHCGIESEIVAGIPRM from the exons ATGGCATCAGTCACCCTCCTgtgcctcctctccctcctgtcaATCACCTGGGCGAGACCCCGCCTCTCCTCACCAGCAGAGGACATGGCCAGACTCATCAACAAGTCCAACACCACTtggagg gCTGACTCCAGTTTCCAGGGTTCTGACTCCAGCTATGTGAAGAGCCTGTGTGGTACCATCCTGAATGGACCAAAGCTGCCATACAT tgagctCCCTGTAGAGCACGTCTCTCTGCCCGACACCTTTGATGCGCGAGAGCAGTGGCCCAATTGCCCCACCATCCAGCAGATCCGCGACCAGGGCAACTGCGGCTCCTGCTGG GCCTTTGGTGCCGTGGAGGCTATCTCTGATCGGATCTGTATCCATAGCGATGGGAAGATCTCCGTGGAGATCTCTGCAGAAGACCTGCTGACCTGCTGTGATGCTTGTGGAATGGG GTGTTTTGGTGGGTTCCCCTCTTCAGCTTGGCAGTTCTGGACCACAAAGGGCCTGGTGACAGGAGGACTCTACTCATCTaaagacg GCTGCAGGCCCTACACCATCGCCCCCTGTGAGCATCACGTCAACGGCACGCGCCCCCCCTGCTCTGGGGAGCAGGACACCCCGAAGTGCACGAGCCAGTGCATCCCCGAGTACAGCCTGTCCTACCCCAAAGACAAGCACTATG GTAAGGACTCGTACAGCGTCCCCTCAGACCAGAGCCAGATCATGATGGAGATCTATAAGAACGGGCCGGTCGAGGCAGCCTTCAGTGTCTACGAGGACTTCCTGCTCTAcaagacag GTGTGTACCAGCACGTCACTGGGAGCATGTTGGGGGGTCATGCCATTAAGATCCTGGGCTGGGGCCAGGAGAACAGCACCCCCTACTGGTTGGCTGCCAACTCCTGGAACTCCGACTGGGGAGACAAGG